The genomic stretch CCAGCTGGGCTTCTCCAGAGGTGGAGGAGGAGACTTCCTTTGTATGGCTCACTTTTGGCAgtcccaggctgcccagagccctgcagggaaggcagggcCACACACATATCCTCACatgcagcagccaagggcagaCCCATCTACCCCTGCCTCCAGCAGGACACAGCCTGTTGTTAAGCCAAGCTGCTTTCTCACCACCCTGACCTTctgagcccaggggcagggTGAGAATGCACCAGCAGAAAACAGGGAACCAATTGTTAtggctgggaaaaggaaaacactcAGACTTCCAGAAGAATCCAGATCCATCAGTCTTTCCTCATCACTcacattttccccaaatcccttaTCACCACCACTGCTGTCCCATTCTCCTCCCACTGCTGAGGCACAGTGCTCAAGACCAAACACATCACAGCAGCCTAGCCCTCAcccacagcagggagggcagtgaATTACCTGCCATAACTCCTTGCAACCCTCCCTGCACTCAGCATGTTTTGCAGCACCATTGCATCAGGCCACCATTTGCTGCCCCACCAACCCAGGACCTCGTTGCTTGTTATGTAACTTCCCAAGTCCCGTTTCCAGGCACTTTCCAGCTCTCCTAAGCTTTGGGTCAGAGCAACACCTAACTAGCCCAACACAGCTCCCAGGTAGAAATAGAGTAACGCAGTGTTAGATACCACTTTGCAGCACAACCCTAGAAAACAACTCTCCATGACTTCTTTGCTAGATCCACTTCCCCAAAGCACCCTGGGGTGGACCAAACTCATCCCATCCCAAGCAGCTTGGCTTGGCATGGCATATGGTTAcattgctctgctctcctctgtaGGACCAGGGTCCCTGCAGGCAGGTCTGTCTCTGGTTTATGGGAGTCAGTGGGTAGGGACCccttctgctcctggctgctgcaggggttACCTGCTCACTGCTCCAGCTGAGCTTGTTATGGGTAGTTGTGGAAGGAGGTGATGATCCAAGGGAAGTGTAGGGGCAGCAAACCCTCATCCCAGCCCTCTGTGCTTGCCTGGGCCCTGCTTTAAGGGACTAACCTGtgccctctgtcccctccccagcgtgTCCCTGCCCCACCACAGAGACATCATCCGCAACTGTGCTGTCAGCGTGGACCAGATCCAAGACCTGCactcccccatgtcccccatcTCTGAGAACCCAGCATCACCTGCCTACAGCACAGGTAGGCATtgcccctccatccctctggggacagtgggactATGGATTAGCTTGGACTTGGCACTACTGTGATAGGGGGACCTTAGGGACAGGACCTCAGCCAGTCCTGAGCTGCATCATTATGCAGCTGTCCTGGGATCAAGGTGGTTCTGTTTGGACAGAGGGGTTTTCCCTGAACCTcgtgtccctgggctgctgcatcTGTGGTCCCTATGCATGTATGCATCTTCAGGCTTTGATCAGTGTCCCCTCTGCTCCCTACAGTCACACGGCTAAAGCCACATGGGGCCTGCCAAGCATCTGGAATCACCCCAGCCTCTCCGGTCATAAGAAGGTCCAGcgagccccagctgtgccatgggAACAGCAGCAAACCTCTTgcagaccctgcccacagctcccattCCACTCCCTGCCACGGGTACGCCCGtgcctccccctctccctcGGTGAGCAGCTACAGCGACCCGGACACGGGGCACTACTGCCAGCTGCACCCCAGCTCTCccatcagcagggacaggccagcCCACGACACCAGGCAGCCACCAGCAAAGAGCTACGTCGAGAGGCTAAAGGTGGAGGAAGGACAGAGAGGGACTGTGGAGAACAGCTCTGGggaagcagaggcagggcagAGGCTGAAAGCAGAGCTGGACTTCAAGGGCTTTGTGCCCCCCACCATGGAAACAACCTCCTCCTTCAATCCTGCTGCCTTCCAGTCCCTGCTCATCCCCCTAGATAACAAACCTCTGGAGATGACTGTGCTAAAGAAGGTCaaagagctgctggcagaggtggACGTGAAGACACTGGCCAAACACATCACCAAAGTGGACTGCCTGGTATGGCCAGGGCCTAGAGGGAGGGAtgggtgctgctgccctctgatcgatctgggctggcagggatcaGTGCATCCCTGAGCATCAGACAACCCCTGAGCATTGGAGCacccctgctgggctctgcctggtggatcagccagggcaggcagaggctgggctggggcaagAGGCTGCCGAGGACAATTCAGCCTCTCCTCAATTAACAAATCTCTAATCAGCTTTCACCTTCCTTGCCAGGTGGCCCGGATATTGGGTGTGACAGTGGAGATGCAGCGGCTCATGGGGGTGAGCTCTGGCATGGAGCTGCTCACCCTCCCCCATGGCCACCAGCTCCGCCTGGACCTGCTGGAACGGTACGGCACGGCACGGCCAGAGTGAgccctctgggctgccctgcacggcctgctccagctcccctgggtgctcccagcctggcacaggccaggggagaggagcagccctgtctaagcccccagagcatccccccTCCCGTGCTGACCCCGCTCTGTGTCTTGCCCCCTGGCAGGTTTCACACCATGTCCATCATGATTGCTGTGGacatcctgggctgcacaggcagcacGGAGGAGcgggcagctctgctccacaaAACCATCCAGCTGGCTGCCGAGCTGAAGAGCACCATGGGGAACATGTTCAGCTTTGCAGCTGTAATGAGCGCCCTGGAAATGACACAGGTATGGGGACACTCCTTTAGTGCTCATGTCCTGGGCTCAGCCCTTACTCAAAATGAATCCctctccctgtgtcctgcaggcTCCAAGAGTCACTGGGATGGGTGAAAGGGGAGAATGCCCCGGGTGGGAGGCATGGGGCCACATCCGctgggatgcaggcagggaaggggaagagcCATCCCTCCACGGAGCAGACAGCCTTGTCCCGCCAGGATCCAATTGTTTTTCGGTGGTTGGGCTCTTTGTTttgtgctgggctgtgttccTGGGAGGAAATGAATCTGCCCTCCGGTACAATACAAATCAGTCTCAAGGCTGTGGCAGCAGCGTCTCCGGGCCACACTGCTCCCTTTGGAAGATGAAAGGAGattaaaattcaattttaaatCGAGCCCAGCTGGGAAGTCTTGCTTCCTGCCTGCACAAAGGAGGTGGAAtggctgccccctccctgcATCTCATCTTCAAGGCCGCTGCAACGCAGGGAGGTTGCTGTCCTGGGGCACGGGCAGGGGAAGAAATCCTAAGCCCAGCCTcagtgccagagctgtgccGTGTCTGGCCATGAGCACCGGTGGAGGAGGCTGGTTTGGCACTGTTGTGTGCAAGGCTGGGGACTGTGGATCCAGGGTCAGGCTGTTCTCCCTGGTGCCTGGAAGCTGTGCTGCCCAGCACCTTCTACCTGCCCCATCTCCTTTCAGATTGCCCGGCTGGAGCAGACCTGGATGGTGCTGAGGCAGCGGCACACCGAGGGTGCAATCCTCTATGAGAAGAAGCTTAAGCCATTCCTGAAGAGCCTGAATGAAGGGAAAGGTAACAGGAGCAACTTCCCTTGTCTCACTTGTTTTCTCCTTCCCGCTTTTGTCTGGGCTCAGCATCATTGTTTGAGAGCTCTGACCCTGCCCCAGCTAGTGCCAGACAccctctggctgctgagccactccagcactcagcagagcCCGTCTGGCCTTGTTTGCCCCTTTCTTCCCAAGGAAGCATTTCATAACTAAATAAAACCAGCAGCTGAGCCAAACGTTGTGCTCACATGGCAGTGAGTGCCAAACCaagggacagggcagccagTTGGAAAGATGAAAAGCCATGTGTCTCTAATGCCTGGTGCCCTGTGTCTGCAAACCTGCTCCTCATTGCAGCCCCGGGAAATGCAGCCTGAGCATGGCCATCAGCTTTCCCTTCCCAGAAACCCTGGCTGGGGGGAGCTGGTGTTGGACAAGCAATGGCCCCAggcacaaacacagcagctgctgtgtccagctgaGCCTTGAAGCCTCTCCTGGGAGCATGGTGGCAGCCTGGTGTCACACGAGCTCTCCACAGGGAGATGGGGAGGGGGACGCAGGGTCACGGGGCCATGCGGGGTCCTAAGAGTGCCTCTCTCCCCAGAAGGACCACCCCTGACCAACACCACCTTTCCCCACATCATACCCCTTGTGACTCTCCTGGAGCGGGATGAGGCTCTCACGGAACGCCCCGAGCCCTGGGAGGCCACTGACAGCGGCGTGGAGGTGGTCATGGCCCACCTGGAGGCAGCACGGATGGTGGCCCACCATGGTGGGCTCTACCACACCAACGCCGAGGTGAAGCTGCAGGGtaagcagcagggacagcagagctcctTTCCCTCTGCCACATCCCAGTACCAGGGTGGGGCatcccacaggtgccagggggTGCCATCCCAGGGAACTGACTCTCCCTCCCTCTTGCAGGTTTCCagggcaaagcagagctgctggaagtgTTTAGCACCGAGTTCCAGCTGcggctgctctggggcagccgtggggctgagagcagccaggctgagcgCTACGAGAAGTTTGACAAGGtgctcactgccctgtcccACAAGCTGGAGCCAGCAGTGCGCTTCAGCGAGCTGTGAAcccctccagctcccagcctgcaTCCCACCAGTGGCTCTGGGGCAAGGGAATGGACCAGGCCCAGCATCAGGAGGAGGAGAGATGGCCCAGAAAGGCACAGGCGTGGGTCGGCAGTTTTGAgacaaagaggaagaaaagcagcCATCTCAAATCTACCACCCACCTCTTCAGGACACAAGCCAGGGGTCCACACTGCTACTCTGAAGAGTGGGGACAGTGTCTGGGCCAGCCAGCACTGGCTtccacacccagccctgctgaggtctACATGGTGCCCCTCACCTCaccctttggttttgtttttttccatctccatcttgcccacagctgctggatcctgtgtgtaaatatattttcataatGATTTCTTGATGTACAGACTTGTGAAGGACAGTCCCTGTTGTAAATAATTAGGGCTTATTCATTTTGTCATGTAAATACATGTACATATCTCATGGGTTTGGTTCTTACATACAATAAACTTTTATCCTGTTCCTCGAGGGGACCCCCTGTCCTGTGGGTGTCCTTTAAAGGAGCCCccctgggggagcagggcaTGGGAAGGGCTGATGGGGGGAATCACCATGCTGAACCTGGCCCCAGACCCCATGGTGGCCCAGTGACAGTCCTTCTGAGGAGGGCTGTGTGGTGTCACAGAATGGTTCAGAtgggaagggaccacagtgggtcatgTGGTCCCACCTCCCTGtggactccacaacctctctggacaatctgttctGGTGCATGGTCactgcacagtaaagaagttttTACTTGtggttcaggtggaacttcctgggcATTGGCTTCTACTCATTGCCTCTTGTCTGCAgcaccactgagcagagcctggtccatCTTGGCACCCCACCTTAGGtgtataaatacatacatacatacatacacacatacatatacatatatatatatatatatgagcaGAAATGCAGGACCACCTCCCTGACCAGCTGGCAATACTCTCTCTAATCCCCTCTATGATCCTACTGGCGTTGTTGTCCctcagggcacactgctggctcacagacagcttgttgtccaccaggacccccagtccttttctgcagagctgctttccatgTCAGCTCCCAGCCGGTACCGATGTTCAGAGCtgttcctccccaggtgcaggaccctgcatttGTTGAATTTCAGAGGTTGTTCTCTGCGAGAGGGTCGCGGGTCCGCAGGGCacgaggggacagaggggacagggaccctgccCAGGTGGGGGGCGGGGCTATATGGGACAGGCCACGCCCTCTTGGTGCATGACCACGCCTCTTTCCCATAGCGGGTCTTCCTGGCCCCGCTTCCGCGCGGGGCACGCTGGGAGTTGTAGTGCGGGCGGTGCGGAAGCCGCGGCCGCCATGGCCCCCGTAGCGGCCCCGGCCGCGGTCCCGGTCcgggtgctgctggtgctgctggcggccgccgcccgccccgccgccgcctgGGACCTGTGGACGCTGCGCTGCGGCTTCTCGGCGGACTGCGAGTGCGGCTTCGGGCCCGACCTGCGCGGTCAGCGGGAGCGGCCGGGCGGGAGGGGGGTCTGGGGGCAGGGGGACCCTCAGGGGCGGGGGGCGCAGCCGCCGAGGCCGGGAGGCAGCAGGCGAGGGGGTCCCGGGAGCCAGCGAGGATCTCCAGGAGAGCCTGCCCGGGCGTCCCTTGGAGCGGGGTCTCTCGACAGCCGGGGATGAAGGGCCCagcggggcggccccagggaCGGGACGGGGAGCGATGACAACCCGCGTTCTCCAAGTCCTGGTTTTATTTCGTTTCAGGGCTGGAGTTTGACTTGGCCACGAACCTggtggggcagcccctggtGAGGCAGCAGGTGATGAAGGGGCTGAGGGAGTTCCTGGAGAACCCGAATCCAGTGAAACCCCTCGTGATGTCCTTCCACGGCTCGACAGGGACAGGCAAAACCTACGTGAGCTCCATGCTCATCCGCTACCTCTTCCAGAGGGGGCTCCAGAGCCCCTATGTTCACCACTTCTCCCCCATAGTGCATTTCCCCCACGCTGAGCAGATAGAGCAGTACAAGGTAGGGGACACTGCTCGGCAGTGCCACTTCACTGGGGGTTTTGGCTGTGTCTGGGTTGATCCTTAGTACATATGCATTCAAGCTGTTTCCTGAAGTGCAGCAGGAATAAAAGCTCTTTGTTTTACCCTCTCAGACAAACATAGCTGAGAGAGTGGCTCCATACACTGGCTGAAGGATGCACTAGTAACTGCAATATACGCAGTTATTACTTTCGTCCTCTCCACAGCAGTCCCTGCCCTGATCGTGTTCTCATTCTTAAATATTTACACAGCTCTTTGAGCACACAGACAAAAGTGCTTGGCTTAGATGAAAGGTACTAAAATTTTCCCATTGCTTTCCAAACAGCCTGATGGCTGTAAAAACCTGCATATCACTAGACTTGTAATCCCCTCCtcacagagcacacagctccCTAACAGCAGCTCCAGACTCTCCATGGTGCCATTCTGTCTCTTAGAgctgagaaaagagagaaatcaaaATGCCAGATTTTCAGCAGAGTGGGAATTGAGCACACCTGGACCTTTAGTTTCTGGGTGTTTGGAGAAGTGATTTGTTGTGTTGTGTCCTTAGAGGAAACGCTTTTGGAAAAGTAAATCCCTTCCTGGCTGAAGTGCTTCAGTGAGGAGTTTCACATGCCCCCAGGCAATGTGAGTGGTTTTGTGTGGGCTGGGAGGTACCTTCAGCCGTGATAAAGAGCTGTTCTGGGTCAGTGCAGGCACATGTTTCTGCATCAGAACGGGAGCTGGCAAGAAGCTGGGAACTGTAGATACAACAGGGAGCGAGAAGAACGTGAGGAGCTGTAGGAGTCTGAATCTCCAGCTTTAGTGTGCTGCCTCCTCCTTTAAATCTGTATAAAAAGACCTACAATGGTTTAAAAAAAGCTGATAAACACCACTGTGTGGAACCCAGAATAAAGGGGCCTCCCCAGCACTGGGTGTTTCAGCTCCAAGTGtgtggtgctgtgcagggacatGCTGCTCTCAGCACCTTTGGCTGTGCTTGAGCTCCTGCCTCAGCCTTTACTCTGGGGTGTTTGAGCCTTCCTTGCCCTCTCACTGCCTCACACTCGGTGGGGTTTTTCCTAGGAAAGCCTGAAGCGCTGGATCCAAGGGAACCTGACCAGCTGTGGACGCTCAGCATTTCTCTTTGATGAGATGGACAAGATGCACCCAGGCCTGATTGATGTGATCATCCCGTTCCTGGGGCCCTCGTGGGTTGTGTACGGGACCAACTACCGCAAAGccatcttcatcttcatcagGTGAGAGAGGCCTCTCCATGGGCCCTTCCAGCTCACTGCTGCCCATTTGGGCAGAGGTCACACCTACCTCAGGGCACACACTTGTtttgccttcccttctccaagCCTTGAGCCTCTACAAATGCCAAGAGATGCAGTCTCACTGTGAACAGACAGATCTGGAGAGTGTGAAAAAGCCTCCTCTGCATGTTATTTGGCTGCCTCTACAGGAGTTATTTTGGGccaggcagctgggagctgctggcttgCACTCTGCAGGCTGGTGGGTGTCAGGTGCCACCTGAGACACCATTTTCCTGGCTGCACAGTGGATAAGGCTCTCATTCTTGTGCAGCAATGCAGGAGGGGAGCAGATCAACAACGTGACATTGGCTCTGTGGCGTGCCCGCAAGGACCGGGAGGAGATCAGCTTGCAGGACCTGGAGCCAGCCATCTCCAAGGCCGTGTTTGAAAACCCTGAGAGTGAGTCCATGGAGCTGAGCTCCTCCTGtagccccacagcccagcacaggcagccaggCCTGTTCTAGGAAGCCACCCACATCACCTGCTACCTCCCAGGCACTCAGAAAGGGACAAGGGGGTTTTGAGGGATTGGAACTGTGAGCCCCTTGAGGTTTCCTTCCTTCTGAGCCAGCAGAACCTGTTGCCATATTTAGCAAAGTTCTTGGGAGACAAGGTGTGTTTgcagctgggggctggcagACAGCACAGCACACTTGCCAGAACAGCACTGAGCTATATTGATccccactgcctgcctgcaTCTGCTTGCATTGCCCttagcacagggagcagagcttaAATTCTGACTAGACAAGCTAAATCCCCCCATTTATGGGGGGAGAAAGTCTATTTGGGGGGAGGTGACAGCTGATGGGTTCAAAACCAGCAAGATCTCTCTTCAGAATATTTTGGCTTCACACAAAGCAGCTCTTTGAATTGCAGGGACTGCAGAGCCTCTCTGAAGGTAAAAccttctctccctttccttgtGCAGGTGGTTTCTGGAAATCTGGGATCATTAATGAGCACCTCATCGATTTTGTTGTGCCTTTCCTCCCACTGAAGCACCACCACGTGAAGCAGTGTGTTATCAGTGAGCTCACCCAGCAAGGCCTCGAGGTACGCCCGGATGTCGTCCAGGAAGTGGCTGACAGCATCCCCTACTTCCCAGAAGAGGAGAAATTATTCTCATCAACAGGCTGCAAAACAGTGGCCTCTCGCATCAgttttttcttctagtcactggCAAGGGCCTCTCTCAGATCCACATGGAGCTAgaagcagccagggctggtgggATGTGCAGTGGGTATGGTGTGTCACTCCCCACAGCACAAGTGCTCTCCTGCTGAACTCTCTCCAGCTCCAAGGAGTCCACTGCAGGATGCAGCTGCAGGACCAGGTGCAAATTATGTCATTTAAAGCACTTTACTGATTGACTTTTGGCCAGGTAAAGGTGGATCCACCACCTGAGACATGTGTGATGACATGGGGAAGATGCTGAGAGGGTCTGCAGTGTCAGGAAGGTTCTCATCCTGTCAACAGCACCCCTCCAGAGCTCTCCCCACTTCTGGCAGCTGTTGATACCCAATACGTTAAGATTCTGAGCCCACAGAAGAATATTTCTTCCTTACAGCATTTTAAcagttttttttaaacctttttaaaCATAGCTGTGCCTCAGTTCCTTGGCACAACGTACTGGTGCTGACTCCTGTGAACACCTCAACATGGCAACCAAGGTTTCTTTTCAAGGAAGTTTTAGAGCCACCCACATTCCAGTTTCCTTTCACTGTGAATAGGTGCTTGGTAGCTTCAACACCAAATGAGGGGGGTAATGTGGGAGAGGGGAACACCTGATCTGCCATGAGCCAGGCTCCCCTACCACCCCTTCATCCATGTTTCCCCTGAGGGCCAAAGGATTTCCCTGTAGCAAACcaggaaaacaacaacaacaaaagactTCTTGTTTTACCAGCCTTGAAGAATCTCATCCTACCTCCAGGGGAGCCCACAGTGCTGCTAACGGTTTTGAAAATTAGTTTTATTCACTGATGGTTTCTACAGCAGAGTTGGTGCTCTGAGCTGTGGAGCTTCTTGTACATCCTTGTGCTGGTCAGACCTTGCAGGCTTtggctgggccagcagccatTCAGCTTCTGGGGAGTGTCACAGTGGGGAACCTGGGGACAAGTTAGAGAAGATTAGTGCTCCAGACTGCCAAGCATGGGACGCACTGCCTGGTTTTTGCCCTGATTTTAATATCCTCTATGCTGTTATGGAATAAGAGGTCAGGGGAACCAGAGTCATTCACTCTCTAGGAACAACGTGCTCAAGGGATGGGTGTAAGGACACTTTGCAAATCTTCCAAAGCTCTGCTTGTTCCCTGTATGGAAATGAGCTGCCAGTGCTTGGGACCAttccagctccaggccctgAGCTTTGGGGATTTTAGACACCACGCAAAGGCTGCCCAAGAGCTGGCCCAAAGACAGGCAAAAATTCTGCCTCTTGCAGAAATATgaatttctaattttaaaataaatcttataAGAATGAAACAGTTGAGGTGTTTACATGGATTCCTGACTGCATGTAGTGTGGAAGGACTTGGGAGATTTCCAGTTTCCAGCACAGAGATGTGCTGCTgggcctgctgggctggggaactGTCCCGGTGCCCTGGAACAAAGCTGTGCCTTGCTGGCAGAGTGAGTGGAGACTGAACGggcacaaacacacaaaccGCGAGGCCCCGTCCTGGGCATTCGCTGCTCCTGCGAGTCCCTCGGGGaccctctgcagagctcctcACGGTCTTCTCGGTGGGAGGGGGGGCGGTCCTAGGCCGCGGCGCCCCGTTAACGCGCCTCGCCGTCCCCACCACAAccacctccagctccagccGGCCCGCAGGGCATTGTCACAGCGGCGGCACCGCCCCCCGGCACCACGACACCGCCCCCGACATCGCGACACCGCCCCGTCGCCCGCTAGAAAGATGGCGGCGCTGCCCGtaaccaagatggcggcgggaGGGCGAGGTGACGTCAGCAGGGCGTTGAGCGGCGCGGGGCAGTGACGTCACGCGGGCAAGGAGGGCGATGCTGGCGGCGGAGGTGGCGGGGAGCGCGCGAGCGCTCGTG from Agelaius phoeniceus isolate bAgePho1 chromosome 21, bAgePho1.hap1, whole genome shotgun sequence encodes the following:
- the SH2D3C gene encoding SH2 domain-containing protein 3C isoform X3 codes for the protein MTALGRRFPTLGQGSHHDGLESGSEYVKFSKEKYILDSSPEKLHKELEEELKLSSTDLRSHAWYHGRIPREVSESLVQRNGDFLIRDSLTSLGDYVLTCRWRNEALHFKINKVTVKSSDGHSHVQYLFEQESFDHVPALVRFYVGNRKAISEQSGAIIYCPINRTFPLRYLEASYGLANGKHGGAHSPSSQKGHIKRRSITMTDGLTADKITRAEGCPTSVSLPHHRDIIRNCAVSVDQIQDLHSPMSPISENPASPAYSTVTRLKPHGACQASGITPASPVIRRSSEPQLCHGNSSKPLADPAHSSHSTPCHGYARASPSPSVSSYSDPDTGHYCQLHPSSPISRDRPAHDTRQPPAKSYVERLKVEEGQRGTVENSSGEAEAGQRLKAELDFKGFVPPTMETTSSFNPAAFQSLLIPLDNKPLEMTVLKKVKELLAEVDVKTLAKHITKVDCLVARILGVTVEMQRLMGVSSGMELLTLPHGHQLRLDLLERFHTMSIMIAVDILGCTGSTEERAALLHKTIQLAAELKSTMGNMFSFAAVMSALEMTQIARLEQTWMVLRQRHTEGAILYEKKLKPFLKSLNEGKEGPPLTNTTFPHIIPLVTLLERDEALTERPEPWEATDSGVEVVMAHLEAARMVAHHGGLYHTNAEVKLQGFQGKAELLEVFSTEFQLRLLWGSRGAESSQAERYEKFDKVLTALSHKLEPAVRFSEL
- the SH2D3C gene encoding SH2 domain-containing protein 3C isoform X4 yields the protein MTERCSLWSALSAAACCFYRGSFMQVQFSKEKYILDSSPEKLHKELEEELKLSSTDLRSHAWYHGRIPREVSESLVQRNGDFLIRDSLTSLGDYVLTCRWRNEALHFKINKVTVKSSDGHSHVQYLFEQESFDHVPALVRFYVGNRKAISEQSGAIIYCPINRTFPLRYLEASYGLANGKHGGAHSPSSQKGHIKRRSITMTDGLTADKITRAEGCPTSVSLPHHRDIIRNCAVSVDQIQDLHSPMSPISENPASPAYSTVTRLKPHGACQASGITPASPVIRRSSEPQLCHGNSSKPLADPAHSSHSTPCHGYARASPSPSVSSYSDPDTGHYCQLHPSSPISRDRPAHDTRQPPAKSYVERLKVEEGQRGTVENSSGEAEAGQRLKAELDFKGFVPPTMETTSSFNPAAFQSLLIPLDNKPLEMTVLKKVKELLAEVDVKTLAKHITKVDCLVARILGVTVEMQRLMGVSSGMELLTLPHGHQLRLDLLERFHTMSIMIAVDILGCTGSTEERAALLHKTIQLAAELKSTMGNMFSFAAVMSALEMTQIARLEQTWMVLRQRHTEGAILYEKKLKPFLKSLNEGKEGPPLTNTTFPHIIPLVTLLERDEALTERPEPWEATDSGVEVVMAHLEAARMVAHHGGLYHTNAEVKLQGFQGKAELLEVFSTEFQLRLLWGSRGAESSQAERYEKFDKVLTALSHKLEPAVRFSEL
- the SH2D3C gene encoding SH2 domain-containing protein 3C isoform X1, with protein sequence MAEAQKRRGFKKFKLFKFKGFGSLSSIPRSFTFRRASADPSSPDSLRPHLPPPHGFLGEPFDSTQDDLNTVPKSPGPYAQSSNMYSHMGTMPRVSLGKAGKSLGKDKSSQNCWDKGTPNNKIPQTALVPSSLKCPEMSSTPDPGTDSPLAAGEAEQEEEKAEPGEVTMARTDQEPAGNVSCPGTEAPSSSLAPNPSQTTSPDTATGAETTDGHLLEKGQEHPDKISPDSHHDGLESGSEYVKFSKEKYILDSSPEKLHKELEEELKLSSTDLRSHAWYHGRIPREVSESLVQRNGDFLIRDSLTSLGDYVLTCRWRNEALHFKINKVTVKSSDGHSHVQYLFEQESFDHVPALVRFYVGNRKAISEQSGAIIYCPINRTFPLRYLEASYGLANGKHGGAHSPSSQKGHIKRRSITMTDGLTADKITRAEGCPTSVSLPHHRDIIRNCAVSVDQIQDLHSPMSPISENPASPAYSTVTRLKPHGACQASGITPASPVIRRSSEPQLCHGNSSKPLADPAHSSHSTPCHGYARASPSPSVSSYSDPDTGHYCQLHPSSPISRDRPAHDTRQPPAKSYVERLKVEEGQRGTVENSSGEAEAGQRLKAELDFKGFVPPTMETTSSFNPAAFQSLLIPLDNKPLEMTVLKKVKELLAEVDVKTLAKHITKVDCLVARILGVTVEMQRLMGVSSGMELLTLPHGHQLRLDLLERFHTMSIMIAVDILGCTGSTEERAALLHKTIQLAAELKSTMGNMFSFAAVMSALEMTQIARLEQTWMVLRQRHTEGAILYEKKLKPFLKSLNEGKEGPPLTNTTFPHIIPLVTLLERDEALTERPEPWEATDSGVEVVMAHLEAARMVAHHGGLYHTNAEVKLQGFQGKAELLEVFSTEFQLRLLWGSRGAESSQAERYEKFDKVLTALSHKLEPAVRFSEL
- the SH2D3C gene encoding SH2 domain-containing protein 3C isoform X2, translated to MAEAQKRRGFKKFKLFKFKGFGSLSSIPRSFTFRRASADPSSPDSLRPHLPPPHGFLGEPFDSTQDDLNTVPKSPGPYAQSSNMYSHMGTMPRVSLGKAGKSLGKDKSSQNCWDKGTPNNKIPQTALVPSSLKCPEMSSTPDPGTDSPLAAGEAEQEEEKAEPGEVTMARTDQEPAGNVSCPGTEAPSSSLAPNPSQTTSPDTATGAETTDGHLLEKGQEHPDKISPDSHHDGLESGSEYVKFSKEKYILDSSPEKLHKELEEELKLSSTDLRSHAWYHGRIPREVSESLVQRNGDFLIRDSLTSLGDYVLTCRWRNEALHFKINKVTVKSSDGHSHVQYLFEQESFDHVPALVRFYVGNRKAISEQSGAIIYCPINRTFPLRYLEASYGLANGKHGGAHSPSSQKGHIKRRSITMTDGLTADKITRAEGCPTSVSLPHHRDIIRNCAVSVDQIQDLHSPMSPISENPASPAYSTVTRLKPHGACQASGITPASPVIRRSSEPQLCHGNSSKPLADPAHSSHSTPCHGYARASPSPSVSSYSDPDTGHYCQLHPSSPISRDRPAHDTRQPPAKSYVERLKVEEGQRGTVENSSGEAEAGQRLKAELDFKGFVPPTMETTSSFNPAAFQSLLIPLDNKPLEMTVLKKVKELLAEVDVKTLAKHITKVDCLVARILGVTVEMQRLMGVSSGMELLTLPHGHQLRLDLLERFHTMSIMIAVDILGCTGSTEERAALLHKTIQLAAELKSTMGNMFSFAAVMSALEMTQIARLEQTWMVLRQRHTEGAILYEKKLKPFLKSLNEGKGPPLTNTTFPHIIPLVTLLERDEALTERPEPWEATDSGVEVVMAHLEAARMVAHHGGLYHTNAEVKLQGFQGKAELLEVFSTEFQLRLLWGSRGAESSQAERYEKFDKVLTALSHKLEPAVRFSEL
- the TOR2A gene encoding prosalusin isoform X1 → MAPVAAPAAVPVRVLLVLLAAAARPAAAWDLWTLRCGFSADCECGFGPDLRGLEFDLATNLVGQPLVRQQVMKGLREFLENPNPVKPLVMSFHGSTGTGKTYVSSMLIRYLFQRGLQSPYVHHFSPIVHFPHAEQIEQYKESLKRWIQGNLTSCGRSAFLFDEMDKMHPGLIDVIIPFLGPSWVVYGTNYRKAIFIFISNAGGEQINNVTLALWRARKDREEISLQDLEPAISKAVFENPESGFWKSGIINEHLIDFVVPFLPLKHHHVKQCVISELTQQGLEVRPDVVQEVADSIPYFPEEEKLFSSTGCKTVASRISFFF
- the TOR2A gene encoding prosalusin isoform X2, which translates into the protein MKGLREFLENPNPVKPLVMSFHGSTGTGKTYVSSMLIRYLFQRGLQSPYVHHFSPIVHFPHAEQIEQYKESLKRWIQGNLTSCGRSAFLFDEMDKMHPGLIDVIIPFLGPSWVVYGTNYRKAIFIFISNAGGEQINNVTLALWRARKDREEISLQDLEPAISKAVFENPESGFWKSGIINEHLIDFVVPFLPLKHHHVKQCVISELTQQGLEVRPDVVQEVADSIPYFPEEEKLFSSTGCKTVASRISFFF